The nucleotide window CGGTCGCGTGGCCCGGACCGACCGCGATGACGACGCGCCGGCCGTCGTCATCGACGTCCGGGCGGGTCGACCAGCCGTGGCTGACGTCGTAGCCGGCCCCCACCGCGATCTCGCTGTGCCCGGCCAATGCGTAGTGGCGTCGTTGCTGGACGCGGGCGAACGTCAGCCCGCGGTCCAGGACCGGGATGTGGGTCGCGATCACCACATGCCGGGCCGCGACGTCGCCGGCCGACGTGCGCACCAGATTCGGCTCGCCCTCGGTCACTGCGTGCACGGTCGTGAACTCATGGACGTGCGCGCCGAGCGCCGCCGCGGCGGCGACGAGCGCCCGCAGGTATCGCACCGGGTCGAGCAGCAGCTGGTCGTCATAGCGAACCGTCGCGGCGACGGGGAATGGCAACGACGCGTCGTGGACCTCGCGGGCATCCAGGCCCAGGCGTTGGGCCAGGCCGGCCAGTTGTCGCAACTCGGCTACGCCGTCCGGCGTCGTCGTCCAGAGGTCGTGCGGAGCGAACACCGCACCGCAGTCGAAGGTCACCGCGTGTTCGGCGACGTTGAGGAGGCCAGTACGGACGGCGTCGGCGTACTGGCCCGCGCCGGCTTCCCCTGCGCTGCGGGCGATCTGCCGGAGCCGCAGGCCGTCCCCGACGGTGACTTTGACCGTCGCCTGCCCGCTGACACCAGTGCCGACGACGCCCGCATCCAGCAGCAGGACCGATAGCCCCCGACGGGCCAGCAGCTGGGCGGTCGTGGCTCCGACGATGCCGGCACCGGCCACGACGACGTCGTACGAGCTGCCGTGCAACTCCTGATTCTCGGTCCGGGGCACGCCGCTACCCGGGCCGTCGCCGGGCCCACCGCGCTCGGGGTCGGCACTGCGCGCGCTGTCGCTGTCGGCGCCCCCGGAAGGTGCTGGCGAAGCCGGGCGGTGGGCGTCGTGCCGAGCCCACCAGGACGTGCCGTACGGCGCCTGGTCAGTTGTCATGCTGGCCGGTACCCGCTGCCGATGACCGCAAACCGAGCCACCCGGCGCTGTCGTCTCCTGCCGCGCCGTCGTGTCCGGCCGGCCTGGCGTCGTCGCCCGTACCGTTGTGGGGTCGTTTTCCTACCGGCAACGTCGGAACGGTGGGGTGTCGCACGGCGCGGGGTCCGTTTCTAGGCGAGGCCGGGCGGGTAGTCCGGGGCGGGTGGTGCTGCGTGGCGCCGGAACAGCGTGCGAACGAGGCCACCGCGCGGACAGCGCCAGGGCGACTGGACCGAGGACGAGGTGAGCGACGTGGCCGAAACCGAGCGCGGGGCCGACAACGAGCGCGGCGCCTCAATCGAGGACTTGGCCGAGCACGTGAGCGCCCTGGCGCAGGAGCGCCAACTGCGGCTGGGTACGGCGGAATCGGTGACCGCTGGCGCCGTCGCGCACGCGCTGTGCGCCGCCCCGGCGGCGTCGCAGTGGTTCCGCGGCGGGATCGTGGCTTACTCGACCGAGGTGAAGCAGGACCTGCTCGGAGTGCCGCCTTGCCCGGTCATCTCCCGCGAATGTGCCGAACAGATGGCCGTTGGCGCCCGCGCTCTGCTCGGCGCGGATCTGGTGGTCGCGACGACCGGCGTTGGCGGACCTGACGCCGTGGAGGGCCAGCCGGCCGGGACGGTCTGGGTCGCGGTGGCCGGCCGCGGTGAGCCGGTCGCCGTGGTCCACCATTTCTCGGGGGACCCCGCGCAGGTGCTGGTCTCGGCGACTGCCGCCGCGCTGCACTTCGTGCTCGACCGGCTCCGGCCGACCGAGCTGACAGGGGCGATGGCGAGTGGGGGGCCTGCGGCCCAGTGAGACTGGGCACCCGCATTGCGGCCGCGGCGCTGACGTCGGGGGTGCTCGTCACCACAGCAGCCTGCGGTGCCACGGCCCGCGGCTCCGACGGGTACACGCGGGAGGCAGGCGCGTACGCCGCTGCGGGCGGCTCGGCGGCCGCCTCCGGCGCACTGAGTGCCCGGTTGTGGCTGCGGGACTTGGCCTTCACCCGGTACACCGACGTCGCAGTGACCAGTTCGGAGGACGACCTCGCCACGGTTCACGACAGCTTCGCTGCCATCCAGCCGCCCACCGAAGCGGACGTGGCGACGTACGACGCGCTCGACGCGCTGTTAGCGGACGCCGGCGACGCACTGACCGGGTTGCGAATCGCGTTGCGGCAGGGGCGGTCTGAGGAGGTTGCCGCCGCCGCTGAACAGCTGGCCGGCAGTGCCGAGGAATTGCAGGACTTCGCCGAGGACCGTTCGTGAAGCGCGTTCTCGGCCTGGCGCTGGGGATCCTCACCGCCATCGGCGGGTTCGTCGACATCGGGGACATCGTGACCAGTGCGCTGGTCGGCGCCCGGTTCGGCGTCGCGCTGGCCTGGGCGGTCGTGGTCGGCGTGGTCGGCATCTGCTTGTTCGCCGAGATGTCCGGCCGCGTCGCGGCGGTGTCCGGCAGGGCCACTTTCGATCTGGTACGAGAGCGCCTCGGCCCCCGCGCCGGTGCGGCGAATCTCGTCGGTTCGCTGCTGGTCACCGGCCTCACGCTGTCGGCCGAGATCGGCGGCATCGCGCTGGCGCTGCAGCTGGCCTCGGACGTGCACTACCTGCTGTGGGTTCCGGTGGCAGCCCTGGCCGTGTCGGCAGTCCTGTGGCGAGTGCGCTTCTCGGTCATGGAGAACGTGTTCGGCCTGCTCGGGTTGACCACGATCGTGTTCGCCGTCGCCGTCTGGCAACTCGGCCCGGATTGGGGAGCCCTGATCGGTGACGCACTGCGTCCGGTTGTGCCAGAAGGCGAATCGACCGCGACCTACCTGTACTACGCCGTGGCCCTGTTCGGCGCGGCCATGACGCCGTACGAGGTGTTCTTCTTCTCCTCCGGCGGCGTCGAGGAGCGGTGGACCACCAAGGACCTGCGCACGATGCGCGCCAACGTGTTACTCGGTTTCCCGTTGGGCGGCCTCCTGTCGTTGTCGATCATGGCGTGCGCGGCCATCGTGCTCCTGCCGGCGGGCATCGAGGTCGACTCGCTCGGCCAGGCCGCCCTGCCCGTGGCGCTCGCCCTCGGCAAAATCGGCCTGGCGCTGGCGATCGTCGCGTTCTTCGCGACGACGTTCGGCGCGGCACTGGAGACCGCGCTGTCGGTGGGTTACGCCACCGCGCAGTTCTTCGGCTGGCAGTGGGGAAAGTACGTCGAGCAGTCCCGGGCCGCCCGCTTCCACCTGGTCGTCCTGCTGGCCGTCCTGGCGGGAACGGCCATCGTGCTGACCACCGTCGATCCGATCCTGGTGACGGAGTATTCAGTCGTGTTCTCCGCGGTCGCGCTGCCCCTGACGTACTTCCCGATCCTGGTGATCGCCAACGACCGCGACTACATGGGACAGCACATCAACGGCAGGATCCGAAACGCCGTGGCGACCGGCTACCTGCTGCTGATCGGCGCGGTTGCGCTCCTGACGATTCCGTTGATGATCGTCACGCGGGGCGGGCAATGATGGCCGGAGAGCAGCGATGACCACCCCACCACCGCCGACGACTCCGCCACCGATGACTCCACCGCCGGCGGCTCCAGCGCCGGCGACGCCGCCACCGATGATGACGCCGCCCTTGGGGCCGCAGACGATTGATCTGGCGCTGCGACTGCTCGACCGCCAGCTCATCGACGTCGACGGTCAGCTGGTGGGGAAGGTCGACGATGTCGAGCTGATCGAGACCGCCGACGGATGGCAGGTCGATGCTTTCCTGCTGGGTCCAGCCGCGCTCGGTGCTCGTGTCGGTGGCCGGTGGGGAGCCACCATGATCGGGCTGCACCGGCGGTTGCGTGGGACGGACGAGGGGGTTCCGCCCCGCATCGCGTTCCGCCACGTGGCGCGGATCGACAGCGCGATCGAGCTTGCCGTCAGTGCGCGGGAGCTGGATATCAACGCCAGCGAGTCGTGGGTGTACGAGCACCTGATCCGCCGGATCCCGGGGGGCCGCCGTGCGGGCCAGTGACCTCCTCGGCCGGGAGGTCCGGGCGAGCGACGGCGCGCTGCTCGGCCGGGTCCACGACGTGCGGCTCGTCGTGGGCCCCGGCGGCACCGCGCCGCTGCGGCTGACGTCGTTGATCGTCGGGCCACGCCGGAGTTTCATCCGGCTCGGTTACGAGCGACGCGCGCAGCAGGGCCCGTGGCTGCTGCGCGTCCTCGCCGGATACTGGCTGCGAGACACCCGGATCGTGCCGTGGACGGCGGTACACACCGACGGCGAGCGGCTGGTCGTGACGGGCGACCCCGCGTCGATGCTCATCCGGTCGATGCGCGAGCGGAAGCCGCGCTGACGTCCAGCGGCCAATGGGTCGTCGCCGAATGGCGGCGCCGCGACGACCGATCCGCCGGTCAGTACGCGCCGTGGCCGGTCAGCACGACCTTCATCGTCTTGGCGATGATGACCAGGTCGAGCGCCGGCGACCACTGTTCGACGTACGACAGGTCGAGGTGCATCCGCTCGTCCCAGGTCGTCTGCTTGCGACCGTTGATCTGCCACAGCCCGGTCAGGCCCGGCTTGGTCAGGTGGCGACGATGGTGGTCGGTCTCCAGCAGCGACATCTCGTCGGGCAGCATTGGCCGTGGCCCCACGATGCTCATCGAGCCGCCGAGGACGTTGAACAGCTGCGGCAACTCGTCCAGCGACCACCGCCGCAGGAAGCGCCCGACGCCGGTGATCCGCGGATCGGTGCGATAGCGGTCGGGCATCGAGGCGTCGGGGGTGCCGAGGACCTCGGCGCGCAGCCGGTCCGCGCCGGTGACCATCGAGCGGAACTTCCAGCAGCGGAAGAGCTTCCCCTTCCGGCCGACGCGGTACTGCGTGTAGAAGACGCCACCGCGGCTGGTCAGCCCGACGAGCAGCGCGATCACGAGCAGCACAGGCGACAGCAGGACCAGCGCCAGGGCGGCCAGGGTCCGGTCGAACGCACCCTTCAGGAACCGTTGCGGCCGGGTGAGCCGGGGTTCGTCCAGGTGGATCAGCGGCAGCCCGGCCGCTGGCCGGACCGACAAGCGGGGCCCGGCGAAGTCGGTGAAGCCCGGCGCGACCATCAGATCGATCCGCGGTCCCTCCAGTGTCCACGCCAGCCGCCGCAGGACATCGGGCGTCACGGTCTCGCAGCGGCCGACCGCGACTGCGTCCACCCGCTCGCGGTAGAGATGGTCGGCCAAGGCGTCCAGCCACAGGTCGACACCGGCGGCACTGCTCGGCGGATCGATCTCGGAGACCACGCGGAAGCCGGCCGCCCGATCGGCGTCGAAGTTCGTCCGCATGTCGAACGTCTGGTGCGGTGTGCCGATGAGCAGCGTCCGGTACAGGTAGCGGCCATCTCCGCGCCGGCCGCGTAGCCACCGGCGGGCCGACAGTCGCCCCGCCACCGAGGCCAGCAAGCCGAGGGGGATCGAGATGACGACGAACGCCCGGGACACCTCGGTGTCGAACAGGAAGGACAGCGACGCCACCGTGCCGAAGGTGAGCAACGCAGCACCGACGACGCGCTTGTGCTCCTCGGTGCCGGTCCCGATCGACCTCGCGTCGTAGGCGCCGCGCCAGGCCAACACGCAGATCCAGACGATGGCCAAGAGCAAAGCCGTTGCGACATACAGGGTATCGGGCCTGGCGACGCCGTCGCCGATGCTGAAGCGCAGGACGTAGGCGAGTGCCGCGGACCCGACGATGGCAACCAGGTCGAGGACGAGGCAAACCCGTTGGTAGGCAAGCAAAGGCGAACGGCGGCGCGCCTTGGCCGTGAGGTGCTCCTGGCCAGACCCACTGCTCGGCTCGGCTGCCGATCCCGCCCTCGTGGCAGGCATGACGGACCGCCACGACGCGATCTCCGTCTCCCACGAGATCCGGTCCACTGACATCTCGACCCCCAATCACCGGCGATGCGACCGTAGCAGCGCAGCACACCGCCGCGACGAAGAATCGAAGTCTCGCAAGTGTTTACGCGCCCGGCATCTTGTCGACAGCGACCCGTATCCGGACGCCTACACCCATTTGGTCGAGTGCCGGCGTCCGCTGAGGAGTGCAAATGTGTCCGGTAGGTAAACAACCCGCGATGAATGGGCGCATCTGGGCATTTGAGGTGTTGCGAGGCCTGCGCGACCCGCTACGGTTTCCGGCATGACATGGGGGTCACCTCGAAAGCGCATCGCCATCGGCGCGGCTACGGCTGTCGCCGCAGTCGGGCTTATCGCCACTCCGGCGTACGCCTACCCGCCCGGTCAGAACATGACCGTCTCCGTGAGTGACCCGGTGGTGAAGCCGGGCACGGTCATCACGGCGACGGCCACGCACGTCCAGCCGGGCTGCAAGGTCTACGGCACCATCGCAGGTCCCGGTTGGTCCAGTCGGCAATCCACGGTGCTGTATGCCGCCGACGGCACCGCGAGCATCAGCTTCGCGGCGCCGAGCAAGCCGGGCTTCTACCGGATCACAGCGATCTCGTTCGGCAAGGGCTGTGTCCGGGAGTACGACGCCACCTACCTGGTGGTGACGAAGCCGCGCGCTCACATCCCGCCGAAGTGGTGGCATGGCAAGCCGTGGCAGGGCAGCGTGAGCAACTTCCCGAAGAACTCCGCGGTCACCTTCACCGTGTACTCCGGAGACAAGGCGGTCGGCAGTACCACCAAGACCACCGATGGTTCTGGCGCTGCCTCCTTCGTCAGCACCATCAACAGCAAGGGCTCCTACCGGGTGGTCGCCACCTGCGGTGAGGTCTCCGAGACCAGCACCGTCACGATCGCCTGAGCCGCACGATCACTGAGCGACAGCTCGACACGAAGGCTCCCGCCGCCGACAGGTAGCGGGGGCCTTCGTGTCGTCTGCGGGAGCGGCCGGCGACGGCCGGAGATCTCTGGGGGAGAGCAGGCATGGATACCGAGTCCCGGTACGACTGGAATCAGGTCGCCGAAACCCCGTCGCACGCCTATCTGGCACCGGCGGCACGTGACGCGGTCGACCGGATCCGCCCGAGTCGTGTCTTGGACTTGGGATGTGGCGACGGTCGCCTGACAGCGCGGCTGGTCGCGGCTGGTCGTGACGTCGTCGGCGTCGACTTCTCCGCCACGGGGATCGCGCGGGCGCGATTGGAACACCCCGAGGCGAGCTTTGCCGTCCACGCGCTGGACGACCCGCTTCCGAGCGAGCTGCGCGACTCGTTCGAGTTGGTGACGGCGATCGAGGTCATCGAGCACATGCTGCTGCCCCGGCATCTGTTCGCTCGAGCAGACGAGGCATTGCAGCGCGGTGGCCGGCTCCTGGTGACCACGCCCTACCACGGCTATTGGAAGAACCTCGCGCTGTCCGTCACGAACAAGTGGGACTCCCACCACACGGTGGGCTGGGACTACGGGCACATCAAGTTCTTCTCCCGGGCGACGTTGGCTGCCATGGCCGCGGAGTGCGGCTTCCGTCTGGTCGCGTTCGCCCGGGTCGGCAGGATCCCCCCGATCGCGGCGTCCATGGTGGCGCTGTTCGAGCGGACGTCACCCGAGGTGTGAGGTCCGCGCCGCGGGGTATCGCTGTGCTGGCTGCACCGTCAGGAGCGCCGGAGCAGCTGTGAACCATAAGGAAGGTGCAGTGATGCCCGACAGCGACAGAGCAGCGGTGCCCGGCGCGACGGAGAGCACCGTGGCCGCCGGGACGTTCGGCGCTGAGCGCGGTGTCGACGTCGACCAACAGCGAGCGGTCGAGCCTGACGAGCTCGAGCCGGCGGCGTTGGCGGATCGCTCGGAGCGGGATCGAGCCCGATGGCTGGCCGAGCACAGCACACCTCCTGGCGAGCACGACGGCGACCCTGCCGCGCACGACCTGCATGCTCGGCAGATGGCCGCCGACGCCAGCCGTGGCCTGGTGGAGTCCGGCGAGTAGCCGCGATCGGGCAGCGTCGATCGCCCGCCGAGCGATGGCCGCGGCGGTGCCGCGGCACGACGATGACGGCAGGACTGCTACGGCACGACGATGTCGGGAGTTGCTCCGGGCGGCGCTGTCGCATCGCACGGCGGCCCGTCGACGACCTTGACCTCGACCGGGTTCGCCATCGGCTGGGCGACAACGACCGGAGCGGCGTCGGCCACGGTCGGCTCGGTGAAGGTGAAGACGAGCTGCCGGCTCTGGCCACGATTGAGTTCGACGTCGACCCGCCAGACCGGGTGTCCTCGTTCCAGTCCGGTGCGGACCGGGACGACGGCACCGTCCAACGTCGCGGCCTGCACTTCGGCGCCGACGGGCCCGTAGACGCTGGCGAGGACGACGGTCGAGCCGGTCCCGGTGACTCCCTTGCGGTCGCTTCGTACGTCGACGTACGCGGGCAACCCGGTCGGCGCCTTGTCCGCCAGCGTCAGACTGGCCGTGGAGACCTGTTCGGTGGCTTCGCATCGCCCGGCGCCGTAGGCCAGCGAGGCGGTGACGTAGGCGTCCATCTTGTTGCCGCCGCCGTTGTTCAGGGCAGTCGCGAGGAACGGTCCTGGCGCGTCGGGCAGGACTCCACCGACGCGGTACGTCGCGAGTTCACTCTGCTCGGCCGGGTTGGCGCTCCACGCCAGGATGCGACCCTGCTCGCCTGCCGGCCCGAGTGCCTTGACGAACGCTGGCAGATCGAGCTTGCCGGACAACAGCTTGTCGAACGTGGCCTGCAGCAGGGCGACGGTGACGGCGTCCTTGGTCGCGACATCGGGGAAGCGAGAGTAGATGTCCTTGGTGAAGAACGCCGCAGCGTTCGTCGCGTCGACCGTGGTGCCGCGGGCACTCACCGGTCCGGTCCCGGCGATAAGCGCGGCGACGGCTTGCGAGTCGAGGGCGAGGACTCCGTCGATCGGGACGCCGCGGTCGGCCATGCCCTTGACCGCCAGTTGTGCGGTGTAAGGGAAGTGCGCACTGAGGTTGAGCGACAGCCACTCCGACGCGTCCGCACCCCAGAGCTCCCGGAATTCTTCGGGCATCCCGTCGAGGGGGATCCGGTCGGAGGTCAGGGCGTTGTTCGGTGCCGCCGTCTGCAGGGTCAGCTTGCCCTTGTCCGCGGTGAGCAGCGCGTACGCGCCGACCAGTCCTCCGGTACCGCGAGCTTCGGCGGTGTTCTGCAGCAGCACGAGCCAATGTCGCGGGGTGGTGTCGCCAAGCAGGCCTGGCATGAGCGCCGTGGCATCGCCAGCTGTGCGCAGCGTCGCCCCAAGTCCGGGCAGCAGCTCCTTGCCCTTGCGCACCGCGGCGGCCAGGTCCGATTGCAGCCCAGCCGGATCCAGGCCGTCGAGGTCGGCTGCCGCCGTATCGGTCGCTGCGGCTACCCGCTGCAGGATCGGGGTGACCTGGGCGAGCGCCTGCAGGTTCAGTGCGCCGTCAGGGCCTCGTAGCGCCTCCGGTCGCAACGACGGCAGGACCGTCTCGGCACCGGCTGCGGCCTGACCGATGGTGTCGGCAGCCGTCGCCAAGGAGCGCGCGGCACCGACCTGCGTGCCGATGACGGGCACCTTCTCGGCGAGCCACCACAGCGGCCCGCCGGTCGAGGACCGCAGTCCCGCAGCGGTCTCGCGCATCGTCACGACGTCAGTGGCCAGGGCTTCCAGGTCGAGAGCCCGTGCGTCCGACTGCGTCTGGTCGATCTGGGTCTGCAGGTCTTTCGCCTGCTGTGAGGCTCGATACGCGGTGTACCCGAACCAGCCGAGGATGATCAAGACGGCCACGACGACCGCGCCCAGCACCCACGGCCAGCGTCGCGGGCGTACGTAGTCGGGGCGATACTCCTCGGGAGTGTCGGCGACCGGTGGCAACGCGGTCTGTTCAGGCATGGGATCCGGCGTCGCAGCCCCAGGCGTTGGTGTCGGCACAGGCGTTGGTGCTGGACAAGGATTCCCTCCCCGGCCGCGCGTGTCGTGGACTCGAAGCGTGTCGTGGACTCAAACCGCTTGGACGCTAGCAGCGACCGCGGCATCGGCTCGCGCGATTGCGGCAGGTTGTCCGCTGAGCGGGTGACCACGTCCGGCGAGATCGGCGGACCGGCCGTACGGCACAGCCGCCGCAACTAAGGTCGGGTCCATGCCGGTGGTCGGGGAGCGGCCGGACGACGCCCCGGCGGCGTCCGGCGCTCTGCCGGGTGCCCGAATCACGGTGGTCGGTATCAACTACGCGCCCGAGTCGACGGGCATCGCGCCGTACACCACCGATCTGGCACGGCAGTTGGTCCAGCTGGGCGCCAACGTGACGGTGGTCACGGGAATGCCGCACTATCCGGCGTGGCGCCTTGATCCCGCCTACCGCCGCAGGCTCTTCACGACCGAACACGACGCTGGTGTCACCGTCCTTCGTTGTCGCCACTACGTGCCCGGTTCGATGGACGCCGTCCGGCGCGCCTGGTACGAGGCGTCGTTCGGACTGTCGAGCCTGCTGCGAACCCTGCCGGTACGAGCCGACGCCGTAATCGCGGTCAGCCCGGCGCTGTCCGGTATCGGCGTCGCAGCGGCGGCGAGCAAGCGCTCGAGCGCACCCTTGGGCCTCCTCCTGCAGGACGTGATGGGCGCCGCCGCCGCACAGTCAGGAGTCCTTGGTGGCAGCCGGGTTGCTCGGTTGACCGCATCGGCCGAGGCGCACCTGGTTCGGCAGGCCGATCTGGTCGGCGTCATCAGTACGTCGTTCGTCGGGCCGGTTGCGGCATACGGTGTGGCCGCCGACCGGATCCGGCTGTTGCCCAACTACTCCCAGGCTCACGTCGATGTCCGCGATCAGGCGGCGGCCCGGCGACGGCTGGGTTGGCCGGCCGGGTTCTGCGTCACTCACACCGGCAACATGGGCCTCAAGCAGGACCTGGGGAATCTGATCGAGGCGGCCCGATTGCTGGATGGACGTGCCACCGTCCGATTGGTCGGTGACGGTAGCCAGCGTGGTGACCTCGAGTTACAAGCGGCTGATGTTCCGAGCGTTCAGTTTGTCGATCCGGTGTCCGACGAGGCCTATGCCGACGTGCTCGCCGCTTCAGATGTATTGGTCGTCAACGAGCGGCCAACGGTGCGCGACATGTCACTGCCGTCGAAACTCACCAGCTATCTGGCGGCCGGCCGAGCCGTCGTGGCGGCTGCCGTATCGGAAGGGGCGACGGCGTTCGCCCTACGCGATTCT belongs to Actinomycetota bacterium and includes:
- a CDS encoding CinA family protein, translating into MEDLAEHVSALAQERQLRLGTAESVTAGAVAHALCAAPAASQWFRGGIVAYSTEVKQDLLGVPPCPVISRECAEQMAVGARALLGADLVVATTGVGGPDAVEGQPAGTVWVAVAGRGEPVAVVHHFSGDPAQVLVSATAAALHFVLDRLRPTELTGAMASGGPAAQ
- a CDS encoding PRC-barrel domain containing protein, whose amino-acid sequence is MRASDLLGREVRASDGALLGRVHDVRLVVGPGGTAPLRLTSLIVGPRRSFIRLGYERRAQQGPWLLRVLAGYWLRDTRIVPWTAVHTDGERLVVTGDPASMLIRSMRERKPR
- a CDS encoding glycosyltransferase WbuB; translation: MPVVGERPDDAPAASGALPGARITVVGINYAPESTGIAPYTTDLARQLVQLGANVTVVTGMPHYPAWRLDPAYRRRLFTTEHDAGVTVLRCRHYVPGSMDAVRRAWYEASFGLSSLLRTLPVRADAVIAVSPALSGIGVAAAASKRSSAPLGLLLQDVMGAAAAQSGVLGGSRVARLTASAEAHLVRQADLVGVISTSFVGPVAAYGVAADRIRLLPNYSQAHVDVRDQAAARRRLGWPAGFCVTHTGNMGLKQDLGNLIEAARLLDGRATVRLVGDGSQRGDLELQAADVPSVQFVDPVSDEAYADVLAASDVLVVNERPTVRDMSLPSKLTSYLAAGRAVVAAAVSEGATAFALRDSGASILVDAGNPAALAQALSSLADDPAARASLGSAATRYAAQHLSRAAALDRYADFVSTLVGMSGRTAGRRRLTGAPS
- a CDS encoding class I SAM-dependent methyltransferase — translated: MDTESRYDWNQVAETPSHAYLAPAARDAVDRIRPSRVLDLGCGDGRLTARLVAAGRDVVGVDFSATGIARARLEHPEASFAVHALDDPLPSELRDSFELVTAIEVIEHMLLPRHLFARADEALQRGGRLLVTTPYHGYWKNLALSVTNKWDSHHTVGWDYGHIKFFSRATLAAMAAECGFRLVAFARVGRIPPIAASMVALFERTSPEV
- a CDS encoding sugar transferase, with the translated sequence MSVDRISWETEIASWRSVMPATRAGSAAEPSSGSGQEHLTAKARRRSPLLAYQRVCLVLDLVAIVGSAALAYVLRFSIGDGVARPDTLYVATALLLAIVWICVLAWRGAYDARSIGTGTEEHKRVVGAALLTFGTVASLSFLFDTEVSRAFVVISIPLGLLASVAGRLSARRWLRGRRGDGRYLYRTLLIGTPHQTFDMRTNFDADRAAGFRVVSEIDPPSSAAGVDLWLDALADHLYRERVDAVAVGRCETVTPDVLRRLAWTLEGPRIDLMVAPGFTDFAGPRLSVRPAAGLPLIHLDEPRLTRPQRFLKGAFDRTLAALALVLLSPVLLVIALLVGLTSRGGVFYTQYRVGRKGKLFRCWKFRSMVTGADRLRAEVLGTPDASMPDRYRTDPRITGVGRFLRRWSLDELPQLFNVLGGSMSIVGPRPMLPDEMSLLETDHHRRHLTKPGLTGLWQINGRKQTTWDERMHLDLSYVEQWSPALDLVIIAKTMKVVLTGHGAY
- a CDS encoding FAD-dependent oxidoreductase, whose product is MTTDQAPYGTSWWARHDAHRPASPAPSGGADSDSARSADPERGGPGDGPGSGVPRTENQELHGSSYDVVVAGAGIVGATTAQLLARRGLSVLLLDAGVVGTGVSGQATVKVTVGDGLRLRQIARSAGEAGAGQYADAVRTGLLNVAEHAVTFDCGAVFAPHDLWTTTPDGVAELRQLAGLAQRLGLDAREVHDASLPFPVAATVRYDDQLLLDPVRYLRALVAAAAALGAHVHEFTTVHAVTEGEPNLVRTSAGDVAARHVVIATHIPVLDRGLTFARVQQRRHYALAGHSEIAVGAGYDVSHGWSTRPDVDDDGRRVVIAVGPGHATGHGNGTAQQHRLRVWAERNFDVDVTHQWSTQDAFTPDGPPLVGPLHPFCDTVLMATGFGAWGWAAGAAAAEELCRRIVGEQRRWPVLDSRRSVLRRAPLATARLNVDAAVSLVVDAARLFTRRGTALSPGQGEVRRDGMVPVAVCRDREGVEHRLDARCTHLRCLVRWNDAEESWDCPCHGSRFAPDGTVRHGPAHRPLRPLDG
- a CDS encoding DUF4012 domain-containing protein, whose product is MPEQTALPPVADTPEEYRPDYVRPRRWPWVLGAVVVAVLIILGWFGYTAYRASQQAKDLQTQIDQTQSDARALDLEALATDVVTMRETAAGLRSSTGGPLWWLAEKVPVIGTQVGAARSLATAADTIGQAAAGAETVLPSLRPEALRGPDGALNLQALAQVTPILQRVAAATDTAAADLDGLDPAGLQSDLAAAVRKGKELLPGLGATLRTAGDATALMPGLLGDTTPRHWLVLLQNTAEARGTGGLVGAYALLTADKGKLTLQTAAPNNALTSDRIPLDGMPEEFRELWGADASEWLSLNLSAHFPYTAQLAVKGMADRGVPIDGVLALDSQAVAALIAGTGPVSARGTTVDATNAAAFFTKDIYSRFPDVATKDAVTVALLQATFDKLLSGKLDLPAFVKALGPAGEQGRILAWSANPAEQSELATYRVGGVLPDAPGPFLATALNNGGGNKMDAYVTASLAYGAGRCEATEQVSTASLTLADKAPTGLPAYVDVRSDRKGVTGTGSTVVLASVYGPVGAEVQAATLDGAVVPVRTGLERGHPVWRVDVELNRGQSRQLVFTFTEPTVADAAPVVVAQPMANPVEVKVVDGPPCDATAPPGATPDIVVP